The window GCGAACTGCCTGTCCAGAACATGTCACCCGTCTCGAACAGGATGCCGGGGGCGCCGAACCGAAACCGATTCGGGCCGAACACCTCCAGCGTGACGTTCCGGTCGTTTAGCCAAAGGTCATAGCCCGCATTCGCGTCGTTCGGGTCGGCACCTAACATCATGGCGACATCGCCCCTTGACGTCACGCGGTAGTGACTGGTCGCGAAGTATTCCATCCCCCACTTCTCCGCCACGTAGTCCGTCTTGTTGCGGAAGACATGAGATCGCCGCTTACCTTCGGAGTCGTAGAAGTAGGCATGGAACCACAGGTTACGCGGTTTGTCAAGACACCTACCGATGCAGCCCGTGCCAGGCCCCGTCGCCAGTACATGCGATTCCCGGCTTGGGCACGACGGTGTTCGTTAGTCGCCGAAACGTGGCAGGCGGAGGAAGATGGTCGGGGTGCGGTCATTGGTCAGACGGAGGAGGCGCGTCTCCATCCGGACAGCGGCCCACTCGGCGTCTTTGGCGGGAATGGGTAGAGACATCTCCAGCGTGTTGTTGCGCCAGTACACCCGCTCTCCCTGCGCGCCTCGGCTCGGTCGAATGCTCTTTTCGTCGAAGTGCACGCTCTGCCCCTCGGCATCGAACCACCTAGCCAGGACACGATACTCCCCCGAACGTGCAATCCGCCCCGCCAAGTCGAAGCGTAGATGCAGCAGTCCCGCCGACGCCGCAGCGTACACAGCCTCCACGTCTAGGCCCGGCACGATGTTCCGCACCAGCTTGTCGGCCACGGGCTCCTTCGACACGGGTTCCAGGCCTGCCCACTCGGTGCTCGCGTCGCCTAGCGCGATGCGTCGGTGCGAAACTCGAATTGGCTGGGGAACTTCGAAGAACAACTCGTTGGCACGCACGAAGCTACTAAGGAAACGGCCCAGCAAGCGCGTCTGCGAGGCATAGGAGCGCAAGGCCAGACCCTTCGCCGCAATCTCCTCCTCCGTCAGCGGGAGGTACAGGGCGGCGCGGTCGTCGAGGTTACTCGGCGGCTTGAGCGACGCCTCGGGATAGCGCCCTTGTGGGATGGGCCAATCACCGCGATGGATCAAGTAGCCGTAGAGCCGAGGCCGCTCTCGTACCTCGGACGCGTATCGAAGGAGTGCAACTTGCAGGAAAGCGCATGCCATCGCGTGATCCAGATGATCATCTAAGGGGTGGGTAACGAAGATGCGATCGGGTTTGGTCTCGAGGAGGAGAGCGAATAGGTCGTCGGCGAGATCGCTGCCTGTCGGCAACCGCGAGGGGTCACCGTCGCGCGCTGCCAATCGAGTGCGTACAGGCTCGCTCCAGTGCTTACTCCAGAGGTTGGCAAGACCCTTGTCCGGGTAGCCCAGGAACCGTAGCCGGGCGTTCGGCAGGCCGAGCTGGCGCAAGGCCTCTCGGCTCTCCAAACGGCGCTTGGCGGCATACTCCCGATAGTCCTCGCGAGAAGGCTCCAGGGTACGCTCTTCCAGCGCAACGCTCGGTTCGAACGCTTCCCCGTTGGTTATCACGGCAACCGTGACGTCGGCACCGTTGGCCAGTGCACGTTGGATCAGGCCACCACAGCCCAAAACCTCGTCGTCCGGGTGTGGGGCGAGCACGAGTAGGCGTTCTCCGGCGCGGGGCTGTGGCAGAAGTGCGCTGATCGGCTTGGGCGTGGCGCGGACCGTCAGATGTAGCTCGCCGTAATAGACGGCGGCTGCCGTGAGCAGGAACACTGCAGGTAAACCAACTCCGAATCCTAGACCCCGCCGCCACCGTACGTGACGGCGCTTCTGGGTCGGGCTCGTGGGTCGCACTATTTATCTCCCGGCGTTCGAAGCTGCGTTCAGACCCATCAGCTTCGAGACGGGAAACGCAGCGAGGGCCTCGCCGATCAGGTCCAGCGGCAGGTCCTCCAGCTTCCTGAACCGGACGCACGACTTGCCCATATCGAGTTTCTTCTCCGCCTCAGCGTAGGCGTCGAGGATTTTCCGCCTGTGCTCGGGCAGCTCGGCCAGGTATTGCTCGACGGTCGCCGCGCCGGATGATGCCATGTAACTCCAGTCCCCCGGAGAGCATAATAGCCGATCCGCTGTTGGGGCGGCAACGCGTGGAATGGCTAGTTCGGTGCGCAGGAACCGTGGGAGAGGCCGACGGCCTCCGGGACCTCACGGGTCGACGGCCTCTGTACGACTAGCGAGTGGCGTATTCACCCATGCCGGTCACATCAATCAGGACTACGGGATCGTTCCCGACGACCCAAGCGTCGTGGCCTGGCGGAAGCTTGGCTACGTCTCCGGGCCCGAATTCCTCTTCGCTACCGTCGTCCATCCGGACGCGCAGCCTGCCGGACACGTGATACTGGGTGTGCGGGGCGAGGCAGCTCTCGGTCTGAGCGATCGGCTTGACCGACTCCGACCACCGCCAGCCGGGGTCGAGCGTCGCACGACCGAAAGTGACACCCCCTACGGTGATTAGGTCGAGCTTGCCTTTCGGGAACTCTCGCGTCTCGTCGGGAGAAGCCATGTTCCTCTTCTCCATCTTGTCCATTACTTCACCTCGTTAGCTTCTTGGCTCGGTGAACGCGCGGCATCGGCGTGCTTGGCAACAGCCCGAGCGCCCACACGGAACGTCGTATCTTAGCACGGTGGTAGGCGAAAAGTACCAACCAAGCAATCATCTCGGCAAAAAAGTTCGATACTTTGGCAAGGTTTTTACTATGGACGCTGCATCGGATACGGAGCATCGTGCGTTCTCTCGGTCCCCGGCATCCTCGGTTCCCGTCTTCGCGGGAACGAATCATACATTACACACACATCGCTTGCTAGCTGTCGTTCCCGCGAAGACGGGAACCTGCGCTCGGTGCCAATGCTCTGGAGGGACTGCGCAGGCCGTTGTCGCGGACGTCCGAGACGGGCCCGCCGTGCTCACACCACGCAGGGGTGCCGCGGCGCTCGCACGCGCCGAATCGGTCTTCATTCGTCGACTCCTCGATTTTGAGCGCTCGCGCTACGATTAGCTTGCGGACGAATTCGGCGGGGATCTACCGATCGAGCGGCAGTTGGATCGTCGCCTTCGCAGTCTTGTGCCCCTTCCGGTCATCGGCGTGCCCGGCGATCACTAGGCTGGAGCGATGTACAGCCCTATGTGGTTCCTGTGGAGATCGAAGGATGCCAGTGGGCCGCGATGGCGACAGTACGGAGTTCCGGATCCGAGGCCCCCTCAATCTCGGGAACGGCCTGATGGATGGTCTGCCGAAGTGGGTTCAGATGGCCTCGCGCAGTCTCGGGAGCCGTCGCGACAAACGCGTCCACACCGTTCGGGCCATTGTTCACGGATTCCCCCCGCCTCGAGGCGTCTGAAGTGTAGTCACTTCCGGCTGGCGGAGTGGGTGGGATTCGAACCCACGAGCCGCCTTTCAGCGACTACACGATTTCCAGTCGTGCTCCTTAGACCACTCGGACACCACTCCGGCGAGCCCTATTATGCGTCTCCCCGTGTGGGAAGTCAACCTGACCTGCAGGATCGCGGCCCGTCGCGCAGAGAATGTACATATATCCCGCGGCTCGCGAGTAGCGTGAGCGACCTGCGACGGTGCCGGTCCGGCGTCGTGGCCCTCGCTTGCGTGGAATCCGATCCGCCCGAAGTGAGCGAGGAGTATGAAGCTAAGCCGTTCTCCGTTCGACGAGTTGTTCGTCCGCCATCCCCAAAACCCGATTCTTTCCGCCCAGCGCTGGCCGTACGGGGCCAACACGGTCTTCAATCCCGCAGCCACGCTGTTGAAAGACGGTTCCACGCTGCTGCTGGTCCGGGTCGAGGACCGGAGGGGGCACTCGCACCTAACGGCCGCCCGCAGCCGCGACGGGATCACGGGCTGGGTCGTGGACCAGAAACCGACCTTCTCGCCGGATCCGGTGAACTTCCCCGAGGAGCTGTGGGGCGTCGAAGACCCCCGCATCGTGTACCTCGAGGAGCTGGGCAAGTATTCGATCTGCTATACGGCGTACTCGGCGGGCGGCCCGTTGGTCTCCTTGGCGCTCACCGAGGACTTTCGTACCTTTGAGCGGCGTGGGGTCATCATGCCGCCCGAAGACAAGGACGCTTCCCTGCTTCCGCGCAAGTTCGGCGGGCGATGGGCGCTCATCCACAGGCCGGTGCCGGCTTTCATCGGCGCGGGAGCCAACATCTGGATCTCGTTCTCGCCCGACCTCACACACTGGGGCAACAGCCAGGTGGTCATCGAGGCACGCAGAGGCGCGTGGTGGGACGCAAACAAAATCGGCCTCTCGCCGCCACCCATCGAAACTCCTGAAGGTTGGCTGGTGATGTATCACGGCGTTCGGGTCACGCCTTCAGGCTCGATCTACCGGCTCGGTCTCGCCCTGCTCGACCTGGACAATCCGACGAAGATGATCCGGCGGGGGCCGAGCTGGGTGTTCTCGCCGGAAGAGGACTACGAGCGGGTCGGAGACGTTCCGGACGTCGTGTTCCCCTGCGGCACCACGTACCATGCAAACACGGACGAGGTGTACATGTACTATGGGGCCGCAGACACTGCGGTGGCGTTGGCAATCGGGAAGCTCCGGCACCTGATTGACTGGCTGATGACGGAAGGCGAGCCCTGCTGAGAGACCGAGAGGGAGCATCATCCCCCAAGATCGGCGGGCACGCCGCTGCGGCGTGCGCTCGTATCAGGAGGAAGAGCATGAAGCTGATCTCCACGCGTCTGATCGTTGTTGCCCTGCTCACCTGGCCCCTCGTTCCGTGCATCGCGCAGACCCTTGACGAGGCCGACCGCGCGGCAATGCTCGAGCGCATCGCTTCCACTCTCGCTGACAAGGCGTACGACCCTGCCGGGAAGCTGAAGGAGTGGCCGAAGCTGATGGAGGAGTACAAGCCGAAGCTGGACGACGCGAAGGACGATGCCACCTTCATTGGGCTGCTGCGTGAAGCGCTCGCGTCCACCAAGGTGTCCCACCTCCAGATACTGACGCCCGCTACGATGCAGTATCTGGTCACTCAGAAACTGGTCGGCATTGGAGCGTACGGCGATCACGTAGGTGGGGAAATCGTGGTCACGGAGCTTGCCCCTGGGTCGCCAGCGGACGAGTGCGGCGTGGAGATCGGCGACACCATCATGTCGGTGAACGACGCGAGGCCGACGAACGCAGGGCTCTTCGCCCAGGCGGGCACCACCGTAGGCATCCAGTACCGAAAGCCGGACGGCTCGATCCATCGTCGGCGGGTGCGCGTGCGCGCCTTCGAGTACCGACCGCCCAACGCGTTTTACGCTGTGACTCCACGCACGGCCTACATCCGCGTCCGCTCGTTCATGGACGGCGGGTACAGCACGACCTGGGTCCGCGAAACCATGAAGGACGCCGTGAAGTTCGAGAACATCATCGTGGACCTCCGCGACAACGGCGGTGGAACGTTGTCGTATCTCGCGGATCTGTGCAGTTACTTCCTGCGTCCTGGGACTTCCCTCGGGCTCTTCATTACGAAGAAAGGTCTGGAGATGACGGAGGCTCAGCCCTACACGCCAACCGCGAAGTCGTTGTCGGCTTTTCAGGACCTTGCCGCCATCGAGAAAGCGGGCCGCCTGGAGCTGTTCTCTCCGAAACCGGCTTACGGCCCGTTTCGCGGCAAGCTGATTTTGATGGTCAATGGGAACTCGGGCAGCGCCGCAGAGATTGCCGCCGGAGCACTCGTCGAAGCCGGGCGACCGCTCGCGGTGATCGGCATGCCCTCTGCGGGCGTGGTGTTGGCCAGCAAGTCCGAGCCGATCGGCAAGAGCTACATGCTGCAGTATCCCGCTGCGGACTACCTGACCCCTCTCGGTATTCGCCTGGAGGCGAACCCGGTTCAGCCGACTCATCGAGTTACGGGCTTGGAGGTTGCGATGGCGCTGCAGCGAGGGGAGATGGACCCGGCGATTGCGCTGGCGTTGGAGCTGTTCGGGGACCCGGGGCGATGAGGCGCAGGTACAATCGCAGCCTATACGGAGCCGAATGGGGGGCGTTTTGGCGATAGAAAGTGCCGTGAAGCGGCGAGCAAAGAGGAAGCATCGGGTCGTTCTAGGCGATGCCTACGGATACTGCTTCGGCGTGCGCCGGGCGGTAGAGATCGTGGAACGCGTGCGGGCCGAGCGTAGCGGCAACCTGACGACGCTGGGCCCGATCATTCACAACCCGCAGGTGGTCGCGAAGCATAAGGAGATGGGGATCGGCTTCTGCGGTAGCCTGGACGAGGTGAAAGACGGCATAGTCGTGATGTCCGCTCACGGCGTCGGGCCGAAGACCATCGCAGATGCCAAGGACAAGGGCTTGGACATCGTAGATGTGACGTGCCCGTTCGTCACCAAGGTTCACAAAGCGGCCCAGAAGATGGTGCAAGAGGGGTACGAGATCGTCATTCTGGGCGACCAGGGCCACACCGAGGTGCGCGGGGTCATTGGGTCCATCGAGGCCGCGGGGGGCAAGTACACAGTGGTCTCCGGCCCAGAGGACATCGAGAAAGTGGGCTTGCCGCGCAAGGTTGGCGTAGTCAGTCAGACCACGCAGCAGGGGGAAACTTTCGCGGCACTCGTCGGCGCCTTGACTAAGGTGGCCTTCGAGGTGCGGGCAGTGAACACGATTTGCGGCGCGACGGACGAGCTGCAGGCTTCGGCGTTGCAGCTAGCCAATCAGGTGGACGTCGTGCTGGTCATCGGAGGGAAGAACAGCGCCAACACCCGCCGACTGCGGGACATCATCGAGAAGGCGAATACCCCCGCCTATCACATTGAAACGGTGGACGAGATCCAAGACGAATGGCTCGAGCATGCGGAAACCGTAGGTGTGACGGCAGGGGCTAGCACGCCGGACTTCGTGATTGACGAGGTGCTGGACTTCCTGTCGCACGGAGAGGCAGTGGTGCCCAAGGATCGCGGTCACTACGACATCCAAGGCGACGTGACCGACAAGCTTAGCGCATACAAGATCAAGTAGCCGCAGCGCGGCGGAGAGAGGTCTCGATGAACGCCATTCGCGTGGTGCTGACCGCAGTCTGCTTTGCGTGCTTCGCTCCTGCATTCGCGGACATCAAGGTCAACGTGAACGTGCAGGACGGGGATACC of the Fimbriimonadia bacterium genome contains:
- a CDS encoding PIG-L family deacetylase, whose protein sequence is MFLLTAAAVYYGELHLTVRATPKPISALLPQPRAGERLLVLAPHPDDEVLGCGGLIQRALANGADVTVAVITNGEAFEPSVALEERTLEPSREDYREYAAKRRLESREALRQLGLPNARLRFLGYPDKGLANLWSKHWSEPVRTRLAARDGDPSRLPTGSDLADDLFALLLETKPDRIFVTHPLDDHLDHAMACAFLQVALLRYASEVRERPRLYGYLIHRGDWPIPQGRYPEASLKPPSNLDDRAALYLPLTEEEIAAKGLALRSYASQTRLLGRFLSSFVRANELFFEVPQPIRVSHRRIALGDASTEWAGLEPVSKEPVADKLVRNIVPGLDVEAVYAAASAGLLHLRFDLAGRIARSGEYRVLARWFDAEGQSVHFDEKSIRPSRGAQGERVYWRNNTLEMSLPIPAKDAEWAAVRMETRLLRLTNDRTPTIFLRLPRFGD
- a CDS encoding PDZ domain-containing protein, with protein sequence MKLISTRLIVVALLTWPLVPCIAQTLDEADRAAMLERIASTLADKAYDPAGKLKEWPKLMEEYKPKLDDAKDDATFIGLLREALASTKVSHLQILTPATMQYLVTQKLVGIGAYGDHVGGEIVVTELAPGSPADECGVEIGDTIMSVNDARPTNAGLFAQAGTTVGIQYRKPDGSIHRRRVRVRAFEYRPPNAFYAVTPRTAYIRVRSFMDGGYSTTWVRETMKDAVKFENIIVDLRDNGGGTLSYLADLCSYFLRPGTSLGLFITKKGLEMTEAQPYTPTAKSLSAFQDLAAIEKAGRLELFSPKPAYGPFRGKLILMVNGNSGSAAEIAAGALVEAGRPLAVIGMPSAGVVLASKSEPIGKSYMLQYPAADYLTPLGIRLEANPVQPTHRVTGLEVAMALQRGEMDPAIALALELFGDPGR
- a CDS encoding glycosidase, whose protein sequence is MKLSRSPFDELFVRHPQNPILSAQRWPYGANTVFNPAATLLKDGSTLLLVRVEDRRGHSHLTAARSRDGITGWVVDQKPTFSPDPVNFPEELWGVEDPRIVYLEELGKYSICYTAYSAGGPLVSLALTEDFRTFERRGVIMPPEDKDASLLPRKFGGRWALIHRPVPAFIGAGANIWISFSPDLTHWGNSQVVIEARRGAWWDANKIGLSPPPIETPEGWLVMYHGVRVTPSGSIYRLGLALLDLDNPTKMIRRGPSWVFSPEEDYERVGDVPDVVFPCGTTYHANTDEVYMYYGAADTAVALAIGKLRHLIDWLMTEGEPC
- the ispH gene encoding 4-hydroxy-3-methylbut-2-enyl diphosphate reductase, which translates into the protein MKRRAKRKHRVVLGDAYGYCFGVRRAVEIVERVRAERSGNLTTLGPIIHNPQVVAKHKEMGIGFCGSLDEVKDGIVVMSAHGVGPKTIADAKDKGLDIVDVTCPFVTKVHKAAQKMVQEGYEIVILGDQGHTEVRGVIGSIEAAGGKYTVVSGPEDIEKVGLPRKVGVVSQTTQQGETFAALVGALTKVAFEVRAVNTICGATDELQASALQLANQVDVVLVIGGKNSANTRRLRDIIEKANTPAYHIETVDEIQDEWLEHAETVGVTAGASTPDFVIDEVLDFLSHGEAVVPKDRGHYDIQGDVTDKLSAYKIK
- a CDS encoding cupin domain-containing protein, with amino-acid sequence MDKMEKRNMASPDETREFPKGKLDLITVGGVTFGRATLDPGWRWSESVKPIAQTESCLAPHTQYHVSGRLRVRMDDGSEEEFGPGDVAKLPPGHDAWVVGNDPVVLIDVTGMGEYATR